The Cyclobacterium amurskyense genome contains the following window.
GTGTTGTGTATTGACTCTTCAGATGGCTTCTCAGAGTGGCAAAAAGACACCATCTCTTATGTGAAAGAAAAATACGATGGCAATGTTTTGATTGGTGCTGGTAATGTGGTAGATAGAGAAAGCTTCCTATATTTAGCCAAAGCTGGTGCCGATTTTGTAAAAGTTGGTGTTGGTGGAGGTTCTATCTGTATTACCAGAGAACAGAAAGGCATAGGTAGAGGACAAGCAACTGCCCTTATTGACGTTGCCAAAGCACGCGATGAATACTTTATAGAAAGTGGAGAATATATTCCCATCTGTTCAGATGGAGGAATTGTTCAGGATTATCATATTACATTGGCACTTGCCATGGGGGCGGATTTCTTAATGATGGGGAGGTATTTTGCCCGTTTCGATGAAAGTCCGACGAGAAAGCTTCTTGTAGGTGGAAATTATGTTAAGGAATATTGGGGCGAGGGTTCTAATAGAGCAAGAAATTGGCAACGCTATGATATGGGAGGAAATGACAATCTGAAATTTGAAGAAGGCGTAGACAGTTATGTTCCATATGCAGGTAAGTTAAAGGATAATTTAGACCAAACTATTGGGAAAACTAAATCAACTATGTGTAGCTGTGGAATATCCTCAATTAAGGAATTACAATCCGATGCCAAATTGACTTTGGTGTCATCGACCAGTATCATTGAAGGCGGTGCCCATGATGTAATTGTGAAAGACGGTAAAAATTAAGACCGTTTAAAATCTTGTTACTAGAATTCATATGAGAAAATAATAAAGTAGCTTACTAGCAAGACTTGGTGGTAAAACTTCGTGACCTATCCTGTATTTGACAGGATAGGTTTTTTTATGAGGCGATTTCAGCACCTAATTGGATATCTATTGCATACTTCGAGTTTAATTAAGGGCATGCTGATAGTTGTTTTTTTTATTCTTATTTTTAAAGGTTATAAAATGAGAATGTGTTAAATTGATACTTTCCTGAGCCATTGGGTTTTTAAATTTTCAGAAGAAACAATTAATGAAAGGTAAGATAACACGGCAATTGGCAGCCGTCATGTTTACAGATATTGTCGGCTATACGGCATTGATGCAAAAAAATGAAGCTGTGGCCATGAGGATTAGATCACGGCACCGAGAGGTTTTCGAAAGCCTTCATAAAATCTACAATGGTGAAATCATTCAGTATTATGGAGATGGTACGCTTAGTGTTTTCAAGAGTGCCATAGAAGCGGCAAATTGTGCCATCCAAATCCAAAACCTTTTGCAAGATGGTGATCCAGTACCAGTGCGAATAGGGCTGCATATGGGGGACATTGTATATAGCGAAACTGAAGTGTATGGGGATGGAGTGAATCTCGCATCGCGGATTGAAAGCATGAGCGTCGCGGGTGGTATTCTATTGTCGAATAAATTAAATGATGAGCTAAAAAACCATCCCACTATTTCTACAATTTCACTTGGCCATTTTGAATTAAAGAACATAGAAAACCCAGTGGAGGTATTTGCAATTAGCAATGAGGGAATTAAAGTCCCTCTACTCCAGGAAATAAGTGGAAAGCGAAAAAATAACTATAAGACCATTGCAGTGCTTCCTTTTGCAAACATGAGTACGAGTGCTGAAAATGAATATTTCAGTGATGGGATTACGGAAGAGATCATCAATGCCCTGGCAAAAATTAAGAGTCTGAAAGTTACTTCCAGGACTTCCTCTTTCTTCTTCAAAAATAAAAATGTTCCAATCAAACAAATAGCGAAAGAGTTGAATGTTTCTGCCATTCTTGAAGGTAGTGTACGGTTGGCTGGGGATACAATGAGGATTACTGCGCAATTGATCCAAACAGAGGAAGATTTTCATTTTTGGTCGGAAACATGGGACAGGAAGCTGGAGAATATTTTTGAGGTTCAGGATGAGATCAGTCTTTTAATTGCGGATAAGTTAAGAGAGCATTTTGGGCACTTTGAAATAAATGAACACCTTGTAACCAAACCAACAGAAAGTATCAGTGCCTATGAGTACTGTTTAAAAGCAAAATTTCACAAAAACAAATGGAATCCCAAAGATGTTGAAACGGCGATTTCCTATTATGATAAGGCATTAAAGATTGATCCCAACTATTCTGATGCATTGGTTGGAAATGCGGACTGTTATAGCTTTTTAGGAACTACTGGATTTATGCCGTTTGAAGAAGCATGGGGGATAACTATTCAGTATACGAATCAGGCAATCGAATTAAACGATGAATCTTCAGGTGTTTATTATCAATTGTCCAATCAAGCTTTTTTTATAGGATGTGATTATGACAAATCGCTTACTAAAATGAAGAAAGCCATAGAGATCAATCCAAACAATGCCGATGCACAACAATTTATTTCTTTTTTATATATCATTGCAGGCAATAGGGCTAAAGCAAAAAATCACCTTGATATAGCATTAAGCATCAATCCACTTTCAGATGAAACCCATTTTTTCAGGTCCTATTTCCATTATATGATTGAGGATTATCAAATAGCCCTGACAATGCTCAATCGCTGCATAGCGAATAATAATAAAAATATTCCAGCCCACAGTATAAAAACATTGTGCTTATTGAAATTAGGAAAATACGAGGAGGTCATTACCTACTTTGATAATGTGCCTGAAGACGTCATTATTGAAGGAGAAAAAACCGGAGCCATTGCTTTGGCTTATGCAATGAAAAAAGACAAAGCCAAAACTTTACAGTACCAACACCTATTAGAAGAACAAGCCAAGGCATCTAATGGATTTACGTCTGATTCCTATTTATTCTTAATGCACGCTGTATTAGGTGAGGTCGACAAGGCATTCCAATGGGTTGAGAAGTCCCTCCAAAACAAGGCTTCCCTATTGCTCCTTAGGTACACCGATCCTTTGGTTAATGATTTAAAAAAGGATTCAAGATATACGAAGTACCATAAAGTCATTTATCCTAATAGCGATGAGCCTCAATCTATAGGCCCCAAAAAAGCTTTGTTAGATGAGGAAACTACAGAAAGCTACAAAAACCGATTATTAGCACTTTTCGAGGAGGAAAAACCCTACCTGAATAGTGATTTGTCATTGCGATCTTTAGCCAATCATTTAGAAATACATCCAAATCAACTCTCCTGGTTGCTTAATGAAAGTATTGGTAAAAACTTTAATGAGTTTGTCAACCATTACCGAGTGGAAGCATTTAAAAAAAATGCGAACGACCCTAACAATTCCCACTTGTCTTTAATAGGATTGGCCTATGACAGTGGGTTTAACTCAAAAACTGTTTTCAACACCTATTTTAAAAAAGAAACAGGTTTGACTCCAAAACAGTTTCTTAAAAATCAGAATTAGAGTGGCTTACAATAGGTTCGGATTTATAATCACGAACATTTAACCAAAATATCCGGCTTACATTTGTTTCATTATTAAAACAAAATCTTAATTGTCAAAATCACTTAATGATGAAAGCAATAATAAGCACAGGGTATGGATCAGCGGAGGTTCTTCAAGTACAAGAAGTACCAAAGCCTATACCTAAGGAAAATGAAGTTTTGATAAAAGTATACGCCGCTTCGGTCACAAGAGCTGGAAGTATGATGCGCACAGGCAAGCCTTATATTGGTCGTTTATTCTTAGGTCTGTTGAAACCCAAGAATCCCATTCCAGGAACTGGCTTTGCAGGAGTGGTGGAAGCAATAGGGAATGGGGTGAGGACTTTTAAGGTAGACGACCGGGTATTCGGAGAGTCTCTTGAGAATTATGGTACACAAGCAGAGTATCTATGTCTACCTGAAGGTGGAATAATTACCACCCTACCTAATAATATGACTTTTGAGGAAGCCGCGCCAGTTTGCGATGGGGCATTAACCTCCATTAATTTTCTAAAGGAATTGGCTGAAATAAAACCAGGAAAAAAAGTTTTGATCAATGGCGCTTCAGGGAGTTTAGGGACTTCAGCAGTACAGCTTGCCAAATACTATGGTGCTGAGGTGACTGGAATCTGTAGTACCCAAAACATTGAAATGGTCAAGTCGTTAGGTGCCGATCATGTTATTGATTACACGAAACAAAACTTTTCTAAAAATGGTCAAAAATATGACATCATCTACGATACCATAGGGAAGCTATCATTTTCAGCATGCAAAAGCTCTTTGACTGAAAAGGGAATGTATGTCTCACCTGTACTGGAAATGCCGCTCCTTTTCCAAATGTTACGGACCTCTATATTTGGAAGCAAAAAAGCAAAGTTTTCTGCTACAGGATTGAAACCCGTTGCTGAATTGAAATTACTATTTAATGAAGTAAAGGAGATCATTGAAACAGGTAAACTAAAATCAATTATAGACAAGAGTTATCCCTTAGAACAAGTTGGAAATGCCCATAGGTATATTGATAAAGGGCATAAGAGAGGGAATGTAGTTTTAGTCATGGAACATAAACCCCACAAACTGCCTAAAGCAAAACCGCAATTAAATAATAGCGAATCGGTTTGAAACTTTAAGGTTATGAAACGGACAAAACTAATACTCAGAATAGTATTTATCCTTGCAAGCATAGGTTCTTTGACCTTCGTACCGTGGATTTTGGTTAAGGCTTGGATATTGCCATTACCCGACACAGTTCAGGAACAAGTAAATGAAGCAATTGACTATGACTTTGATGGAATGGTAGTCTATGTGGATAAAGCAGGCCAGTCACCCGCATTGTATACAGCCGGCTGGCATGACCGGGAAAAGAAAATACCTGCCCGTCCAGATGCCCTATTTAAGATTGCCAGTATAGGCAAGTTATATGTCGCCGTTGCTATCGCTAAATTAGCTAATGACAAACGTTTGTCTTTGGACAATACCCTTGCTGATTACTTCCCTGAACTTGTGGGGAAAATTGAATTTGCAGAAAGAATTACTTTGAGATTAATGGTGCAACACCGATCTGGTATACCCAACTTTATCGATAATCCTGCTTACTGGGAAAATCGTCCGAATTTCAATAAGGAAGCACTTGAATTAGCCATTGAAATGCCGGCTAGTTTTGAACCAGGTGATGATTATGAATATTCGAACACCAATTACTTGTTGCTTACCCAGATCATTGATAAAGTTGTGGGATACAATCACAACCAATTTATCAAGGAGGAGATTTTAATACCACTTGGACTAAACAATACTTTTGCTTCACTTCGTGAAGTAAATATAGACGATGTAATGAGTGGCTATTATGTGGGGGAGGAGCATGATTTTAAGACGGAGGAACAAGGAATGTTGGCCACAGCAGCTGATGTGGGTACATTCTTGAGAGCATTAAACGATGGTTCACTGTTTGAAGAAGGGGAACAGGAAATCTATTCCTCAATTTATGTGTATGAGCATACCGGTTTGATTGTTGGCTATCAGAGTATTGCAAAATACTTCAAAGACATTGATACGGTTGTGATTCAATTTAACAATACAACTAACTTTGATGGTTATGATTGGAATCTTGCAGAAATCATGTACAGCCGTATAGTGAAAATAGTAAGGGACTAAAAATATTATGTCTTTTGGCAAATATTAGGGGATAAGGTTGTCGCATTCACATAGACCTTAGGCCAATCCAGTAAAACCACAGGCATTCCCATTATGTTGGAGAAAATCCTTTTAAATACCTTAAAAGCATATTAGATTGAGGTATTGTTGCTTAGTGATATTCTTGCGACAGATTTGGACTCCATTAAACCCGAAATATGCAACACTCATTACGAATCCTATTACATAATCCGGGTTAAAACAAAAAACTTGCCTGTATGAAGATTAAAATTTCCATAATATTGGTTTTATTGGCTTTTGTATCTTGTTCAAAACAAAGTGATTTTCAGTTGTTATCTCCAAATGGGGCGCTGCAGGTCAATGTTTCAAATATTAATAATTCGAGTGCTTTTACTATAATTGATGGTTCGGATACCATTCTGGAATCCTCCATAATAGGACTAAAAGTAAACGGTATTAGTTTTGTTGAAAATGTATCTTTTAGCGATTTAAAAAAGACAGAGATTAATGAAACCTGGGAAACCATAAATGGTAAACAAGAGATTGTCAACAACCATTACAATGGATTTAATTTCAAAGTTGCAAAAAACCAGTCCTCATCTTATGGGTATGAAATTGAGTGCAGGGTTTATGATGATGGTTTTGCCTATCGGTATATTTTCCCCTCTGAAGCCATTCAAGACAGTGTAAAAATTGATCAGGAATTAACCAGCTTAAATTTCAGAGGTGACTATTCCTATTGGGCATACAATGGTGAAAAACACAATGTAGGACCTGTTCTCAGGACTGAAAAAACTATTAAAGAAGTTAGAACCCCTATTGTTATGCAATTTCATGACGATAGTTTTATGGCCATCCATGAAGCAGAAATAATGGAATTTGCTCCTTTTACCATTGCTGCTTTGTCCAATGACAAATCACTTGGTTTCCATATAGCCTATTCAAAACGCAACCAACCTTTTAAGACCTCGTGGAGGGCTTTTATGTTGGGAGAAAAGGTGGGTGATTTGGTTGAATCTGACTTGCTGGTGAATTTAAATGAACCCAGCAAAAATCAAGACTTTTCATGGGTAAAGCCGGGTAAATCTCTGTGGGATTGGCGTGTTTTGGGTTATAAAGCTGCCGATGGTTTTGAATATGAACTTAATACAGCATCCCATAAAAGAATGATTGATTTCGCTGCTGAAAATAATATTCAGTACTTATTAATTGATGCTGATTGGTATGGGGATGAGTTCAATGAAAATTCTGATCCTACCACTACAAGAGAAGGAATTGACATTGTAGCATGTATGCAATATGCAGCCGATAAAAATATTGGGATCATCCTTTATTTAAATGATGTGGGGGCTAAAAAATTTGGACTGGAAAGGGTTTTGAAGCAGTTTTCAGAATGGGGTGCCGTTGGGGTGAAATATGGCTTTATGAAAGGCGGGCCAGAAGAAAAGGTGAAGAATACCAGGGCCATTGTAGCCCTGTGTGCCAAGTATAAATTAATGGTAGAATTTCATGACAATCCAATTCCCCCAAGTGGAGATAGAAGAACATGGCCCAACCTTATTACCAAAGAATTTGGTCATGCTCAGGGAGATGCCAAATATTCTCATTTCCCCGAAACAGCTGTCAATCAAGTTTTAATTAATCAGATAGCAGGACCATTGGATATGACCAATGGATGGTTTGATTTAAATAGTGCACATGTGGGTAGGCCTAAAGTTTTCGAGGAGCTACCAGGAACTGTAGTTGCAGAAGTAGCTAAACTTATTACCATCTATTCTGGATGGATGGTATTGCCAGATAGCCCTGAAGCTTATTTGAAAAAAGAAGATTTGTTTGACTGTATTCGGAAAATGCCAGCACAATTTGATAGTTATAAAGTGCTGGATGCAGCATTGGATAATTATGTCAGTATTGCCAGAAAAGCAGGAGATGATTGGTTTGTAGGCTCCCTTTCCAATAGAGAAGCACGCTCGATTACATTGGATTTAAGTTTTTTGTCGAAGGATGAAAAATACGAGGCAATACTTTATGAGGATGCCGAAAATTCTAATTTCCTTACCAACAAAGAATCCTATATAATTCGAAGACAAGCAGTTGATGCTAATACCAAACTTGTTGTCCGAATGGCTGAAGGAGGGGGGCATGTGG
Protein-coding sequences here:
- a CDS encoding NAD(P)-dependent alcohol dehydrogenase, translating into MMKAIISTGYGSAEVLQVQEVPKPIPKENEVLIKVYAASVTRAGSMMRTGKPYIGRLFLGLLKPKNPIPGTGFAGVVEAIGNGVRTFKVDDRVFGESLENYGTQAEYLCLPEGGIITTLPNNMTFEEAAPVCDGALTSINFLKELAEIKPGKKVLINGASGSLGTSAVQLAKYYGAEVTGICSTQNIEMVKSLGADHVIDYTKQNFSKNGQKYDIIYDTIGKLSFSACKSSLTEKGMYVSPVLEMPLLFQMLRTSIFGSKKAKFSATGLKPVAELKLLFNEVKEIIETGKLKSIIDKSYPLEQVGNAHRYIDKGHKRGNVVLVMEHKPHKLPKAKPQLNNSESV
- a CDS encoding helix-turn-helix domain-containing protein, whose amino-acid sequence is MKGKITRQLAAVMFTDIVGYTALMQKNEAVAMRIRSRHREVFESLHKIYNGEIIQYYGDGTLSVFKSAIEAANCAIQIQNLLQDGDPVPVRIGLHMGDIVYSETEVYGDGVNLASRIESMSVAGGILLSNKLNDELKNHPTISTISLGHFELKNIENPVEVFAISNEGIKVPLLQEISGKRKNNYKTIAVLPFANMSTSAENEYFSDGITEEIINALAKIKSLKVTSRTSSFFFKNKNVPIKQIAKELNVSAILEGSVRLAGDTMRITAQLIQTEEDFHFWSETWDRKLENIFEVQDEISLLIADKLREHFGHFEINEHLVTKPTESISAYEYCLKAKFHKNKWNPKDVETAISYYDKALKIDPNYSDALVGNADCYSFLGTTGFMPFEEAWGITIQYTNQAIELNDESSGVYYQLSNQAFFIGCDYDKSLTKMKKAIEINPNNADAQQFISFLYIIAGNRAKAKNHLDIALSINPLSDETHFFRSYFHYMIEDYQIALTMLNRCIANNNKNIPAHSIKTLCLLKLGKYEEVITYFDNVPEDVIIEGEKTGAIALAYAMKKDKAKTLQYQHLLEEQAKASNGFTSDSYLFLMHAVLGEVDKAFQWVEKSLQNKASLLLLRYTDPLVNDLKKDSRYTKYHKVIYPNSDEPQSIGPKKALLDEETTESYKNRLLALFEEEKPYLNSDLSLRSLANHLEIHPNQLSWLLNESIGKNFNEFVNHYRVEAFKKNANDPNNSHLSLIGLAYDSGFNSKTVFNTYFKKETGLTPKQFLKNQN
- a CDS encoding glycoside hydrolase family 97 protein, with product MKIKISIILVLLAFVSCSKQSDFQLLSPNGALQVNVSNINNSSAFTIIDGSDTILESSIIGLKVNGISFVENVSFSDLKKTEINETWETINGKQEIVNNHYNGFNFKVAKNQSSSYGYEIECRVYDDGFAYRYIFPSEAIQDSVKIDQELTSLNFRGDYSYWAYNGEKHNVGPVLRTEKTIKEVRTPIVMQFHDDSFMAIHEAEIMEFAPFTIAALSNDKSLGFHIAYSKRNQPFKTSWRAFMLGEKVGDLVESDLLVNLNEPSKNQDFSWVKPGKSLWDWRVLGYKAADGFEYELNTASHKRMIDFAAENNIQYLLIDADWYGDEFNENSDPTTTREGIDIVACMQYAADKNIGIILYLNDVGAKKFGLERVLKQFSEWGAVGVKYGFMKGGPEEKVKNTRAIVALCAKYKLMVEFHDNPIPPSGDRRTWPNLITKEFGHAQGDAKYSHFPETAVNQVLINQIAGPLDMTNGWFDLNSAHVGRPKVFEELPGTVVAEVAKLITIYSGWMVLPDSPEAYLKKEDLFDCIRKMPAQFDSYKVLDAALDNYVSIARKAGDDWFVGSLSNREARSITLDLSFLSKDEKYEAILYEDAENSNFLTNKESYIIRRQAVDANTKLVVRMAEGGGHVVYIKRISNE
- a CDS encoding serine hydrolase domain-containing protein; this encodes MKRTKLILRIVFILASIGSLTFVPWILVKAWILPLPDTVQEQVNEAIDYDFDGMVVYVDKAGQSPALYTAGWHDREKKIPARPDALFKIASIGKLYVAVAIAKLANDKRLSLDNTLADYFPELVGKIEFAERITLRLMVQHRSGIPNFIDNPAYWENRPNFNKEALELAIEMPASFEPGDDYEYSNTNYLLLTQIIDKVVGYNHNQFIKEEILIPLGLNNTFASLREVNIDDVMSGYYVGEEHDFKTEEQGMLATAADVGTFLRALNDGSLFEEGEQEIYSSIYVYEHTGLIVGYQSIAKYFKDIDTVVIQFNNTTNFDGYDWNLAEIMYSRIVKIVRD